The proteins below come from a single Staphylococcus sp. MI 10-1553 genomic window:
- a CDS encoding FecCD family ABC transporter permease, producing the protein MKNNVTKCFMSISAWSLLLMIVCAYSLFSRLEWHTPLTETLIMEVRLPRTLLALFAGMGLTLAGQMFQIILNNPLADSFTLGLANGATVGTALAVLLGLPFVWIAPLAMVLGMLSLVVVITVAYTISRGYPTRALILAGILIGSLLNAVLFLLVQFNPKRLQNIVAYMFGGFGAAEYREAVVVMCVFVIITFILIMLVPKIKLLQMNTLSSAALGLHVERLSVTVLILVTVLSTVIIGFVGVIGFIGMVIPQFVHRMSRGTLPFKMTLNILIGGTVMVLADILGGQLLDPIQLPASVVLAILGIPLMFYLMIVERY; encoded by the coding sequence ATGAAAAATAACGTAACGAAGTGCTTCATGAGCATCAGTGCATGGAGCCTTCTTTTAATGATTGTCTGTGCATACAGTTTATTCAGTCGATTAGAATGGCATACACCTTTGACAGAGACACTCATTATGGAGGTACGTCTTCCTAGAACGTTGCTCGCCTTGTTTGCAGGGATGGGGCTCACTTTAGCAGGACAAATGTTTCAAATCATCTTAAACAACCCACTTGCGGATAGTTTCACACTTGGACTGGCAAACGGTGCGACAGTGGGGACGGCACTTGCTGTACTTCTCGGGTTACCTTTTGTATGGATTGCCCCTTTAGCGATGGTGCTGGGTATGCTATCATTAGTCGTTGTGATAACTGTCGCTTACACGATTTCGAGAGGGTATCCGACACGCGCGCTTATTCTAGCCGGGATATTAATCGGTTCGTTATTGAATGCAGTGCTGTTTTTACTCGTACAATTCAATCCTAAACGGCTTCAAAATATTGTGGCGTATATGTTTGGAGGATTTGGAGCTGCTGAATATCGGGAAGCGGTCGTTGTGATGTGCGTTTTTGTCATTATCACATTTATCCTCATTATGTTAGTCCCGAAAATTAAATTACTGCAAATGAACACGCTCTCTAGTGCCGCATTAGGGCTTCATGTCGAGCGCTTATCGGTGACTGTATTAATATTAGTGACAGTGCTGTCTACAGTCATTATCGGCTTTGTAGGGGTGATTGGTTTTATTGGGATGGTCATTCCACAATTTGTGCATCGCATGAGTCGAGGGACATTACCTTTTAAAATGACTTTAAATATTTTAATTGGTGGAACAGTGATGGTATTGGCCGATATTTTAGGTGGACAATTACTGGACCCTATTCAACTGCCAGCAAGTGTCGTCTTAGCTATTTTAGGGATTCCACTCATGTTTTATCTCATGATAGTTGAACGTTATTAA
- a CDS encoding FTR1 family protein, with the protein MNRYLVKCFIIAVLLISVVRTPYVDAAGKDFSDVYVAISDAKSTLQDKNKSNEDKKQSIDHVNKQVTALHVDDSKEGQHVQSALKALNQTDSTEQQTTQLSELTKSLIAYENTVNKSDDTEEIKTLQSLIDQQHAPIEKAIQANDQEKLRQINSELNSIWTKHESVIRNKSVDQYGQIEVYLMQLRVAIEKEPLNTQKVESRWQSFKTAIDQADKATTTQNKGKYHATDLNTHLDKAIQAIDKGDLNQADQSLSQFIKVWPYVEGQIQTKNFSLYNKIENRIPYYQSILDDHNKEDVKKSLTEINQDIAETVGQQGYTAWDVMLIFLREGLEVLLILMTLTTMTRQMKDRKGTASVLSGAVAGLIISLLLAFLFIRLLGDSGVLREGMEATLGLVAVFLMYIVGIWMHQRSNAKRWDAMMQSMYDNAIQNRNLLLLGVIGLITVLREGVEVIVFYMGMVGNITAVQFILGIVYALIILTIFAFLYRFIVKLIPIYYIFKFLSLILFVMAFKMLGISIQKLQLLNIIPRHGLEHVPTLSWIGFYPTVETIVVQAVFIIFVVLIYTMRSKQK; encoded by the coding sequence GTGAATCGCTATTTAGTTAAATGCTTTATCATAGCTGTATTGTTGATAAGCGTCGTTCGAACACCTTATGTCGATGCTGCGGGAAAGGACTTTAGTGATGTGTATGTCGCTATTTCAGATGCCAAATCAACATTACAAGATAAAAACAAATCAAATGAGGATAAAAAACAAAGTATTGACCATGTGAACAAGCAAGTGACTGCATTGCATGTTGATGATTCCAAAGAAGGACAACATGTGCAATCCGCCTTGAAAGCACTCAATCAAACAGATTCTACAGAACAACAAACGACCCAGCTTTCAGAATTAACGAAGTCACTCATTGCTTATGAAAATACAGTCAACAAATCAGATGATACAGAAGAAATTAAAACGCTACAGTCTTTAATTGACCAACAACATGCACCAATCGAAAAAGCGATTCAAGCGAACGATCAAGAGAAATTAAGACAAATTAATAGCGAACTGAATTCCATTTGGACTAAACACGAATCTGTAATTAGAAATAAAAGTGTCGACCAATATGGACAAATTGAAGTTTATTTAATGCAGTTAAGGGTCGCTATTGAAAAAGAACCGTTGAATACGCAAAAGGTTGAATCGCGTTGGCAATCTTTTAAGACAGCTATCGATCAAGCAGACAAAGCGACAACAACGCAAAATAAAGGGAAATACCATGCGACAGACTTGAATACACATCTCGATAAAGCGATTCAAGCGATTGATAAAGGCGATTTAAATCAAGCCGACCAATCTCTCAGTCAATTTATCAAAGTCTGGCCGTATGTTGAAGGTCAAATTCAAACAAAAAACTTCAGTCTTTACAATAAAATCGAAAATCGCATCCCCTACTATCAAAGTATATTAGATGATCATAACAAAGAAGATGTGAAAAAATCATTGACTGAAATCAACCAAGATATCGCAGAAACTGTCGGTCAACAAGGCTACACTGCATGGGATGTTATGCTGATCTTTTTACGTGAGGGCTTAGAAGTGTTACTCATCCTGATGACATTAACAACGATGACGCGTCAAATGAAAGACAGAAAAGGTACAGCAAGTGTGCTCAGTGGTGCCGTAGCTGGTTTAATTATCAGTCTGTTGCTCGCATTCTTGTTCATCCGTTTACTAGGCGATAGCGGCGTGCTTCGCGAAGGTATGGAAGCGACTCTAGGCTTAGTTGCTGTATTCTTAATGTACATCGTAGGTATTTGGATGCACCAACGATCCAATGCGAAACGTTGGGACGCTATGATGCAGTCGATGTATGACAACGCAATCCAAAACCGTAACCTCCTCTTGCTCGGTGTCATCGGATTGATTACCGTATTAAGAGAAGGCGTCGAAGTCATCGTCTTTTACATGGGTATGGTCGGCAACATTACCGCCGTACAGTTTATTCTCGGCATTGTGTACGCACTGATCATTTTAACGATATTTGCATTCTTATATCGCTTTATCGTCAAACTGATTCCGATTTATTATATTTTCAAATTTTTATCACTCATTCTCTTTGTTATGGCATTCAAAATGCTTGGCATAAGCATTCAAAAATTACAATTGTTAAATATTATACCAAGACACGGTTTAGAACATGTGCCGACACTCAGTTGGATTGGTTTTTATCCAACCGTTGAGACGATTGTCGTACAAGCCGTTTTCATTATTTTTGTAGTCCTCATTTATACAATGAGAAGCAAGCAAAAGTAA
- the efeB gene encoding iron uptake transporter deferrochelatase/peroxidase subunit, producing MTQQNNYHETTYSRRSFLKMLGIGGAGVAIGASGVGSLFSFKSMFDTPEEEADQAYQFYGKVQPGITTPTQKNINLAVLDLKSKDKAAIQKMFKAWTESTVKMMHGDAIGKTTNNTLLPPVDTGEAMGLYANKLTVTFGVSKSFLQKLGLNNKVPRSFKDLPHFPNDQLDKDITGGDIFIQACADDPQVAFHAIHNLIRPYLDVVQVKWSETGFISGKGKETPRNLMAFKDGTQNPRDTKAYKNYVFINDGWATYGTYCVLRKIQIHIETWDRTALEEQEATFGRHRASGAPLGKKDEFDEMDLNAKDAQGEYVIPKDAHARLAKEANTEILRRAYNYMRGTNDKTGNYDAGLLFISFQKHPQQFIDIQNSLGSVDKLNEYITHKGSGLFLILPGVKKGGYLGESLFS from the coding sequence ATGACACAACAAAACAACTATCACGAAACGACTTATTCAAGACGTTCATTTCTTAAAATGTTAGGAATTGGCGGTGCAGGTGTTGCGATTGGTGCGAGTGGTGTGGGCAGCCTTTTTTCATTTAAATCAATGTTCGACACCCCTGAAGAGGAAGCCGATCAAGCGTATCAATTTTATGGTAAAGTACAGCCAGGAATTACCACGCCAACGCAAAAAAACATTAATTTAGCAGTATTAGACTTAAAAAGTAAAGATAAAGCTGCGATTCAAAAAATGTTTAAAGCTTGGACTGAGAGCACAGTAAAAATGATGCACGGGGATGCGATTGGAAAGACGACAAACAACACGCTACTCCCACCTGTTGATACGGGTGAAGCGATGGGCCTCTATGCGAACAAATTGACGGTTACTTTTGGTGTCAGCAAATCCTTTTTACAAAAATTGGGACTTAACAATAAAGTACCACGTTCATTTAAAGATTTACCTCACTTTCCAAATGATCAGTTAGATAAAGACATTACAGGTGGCGATATTTTCATTCAAGCTTGTGCAGATGACCCACAAGTTGCTTTTCATGCCATTCATAACTTAATCCGTCCGTATCTCGATGTCGTTCAAGTGAAATGGTCAGAAACAGGCTTTATTTCAGGTAAAGGGAAAGAAACACCACGTAATTTAATGGCTTTTAAAGATGGTACACAAAATCCGCGTGATACGAAAGCCTACAAAAACTATGTGTTTATCAATGATGGATGGGCGACATATGGTACATATTGTGTACTTAGAAAAATTCAAATTCATATCGAAACTTGGGATCGCACCGCTTTAGAAGAACAAGAAGCGACTTTCGGACGTCATCGTGCATCAGGTGCCCCTTTAGGTAAAAAAGATGAATTTGATGAGATGGATTTAAACGCGAAAGATGCACAAGGTGAGTATGTCATTCCGAAAGATGCTCATGCACGTTTAGCCAAAGAAGCAAATACTGAAATTTTGCGTCGCGCATACAATTATATGCGTGGTACGAACGATAAAACCGGAAACTATGATGCAGGGCTACTGTTTATTTCATTCCAGAAGCATCCACAACAATTTATTGATATCCAAAATAGTTTAGGCTCCGTAGATAAATTAAATGAATATATTACACATAAAGGGTCTGGCTTGTTTTTAATTCTCCCAGGCGTTAAAAAGGGAGGTTACTTAGGTGAATCGCTATTTAGTTAA
- a CDS encoding ABC transporter substrate-binding protein — translation MKLKWYPPVIVMVVFMLAGCNFNANQSKETGKSSDKGPERIISLMPSNTEILYELGLGDKVVGVSTVDDYPKAVKEKQQFDAMQLNKEALIKAQPDLILAHESQKASQGKVLDSLEESGIRVAYVKDAHSIDEMYETFNQIGKLTGSEQQAEKLVKETKHNIQQVVDTIPKHKKAPHVFIEITSEPEIYTAGKGTFMNDMLKQLHAHNVFDDTEGWPKVSKEQIIKKDPDVMIATSGVSTEDYRNDVQQRGGFEEVEAVKDDRVVALNDDMLSRPGPRLDDAMKMLRDAVYEK, via the coding sequence ATGAAATTAAAATGGTACCCACCTGTGATAGTCATGGTTGTCTTCATGCTCGCGGGTTGTAATTTCAATGCAAATCAGTCGAAGGAGACGGGCAAATCTTCTGATAAAGGTCCGGAACGTATCATTTCATTAATGCCAAGTAATACAGAGATTTTATATGAACTCGGGCTAGGCGATAAGGTCGTAGGTGTTTCTACGGTAGATGATTATCCGAAAGCAGTGAAAGAGAAGCAGCAATTTGACGCGATGCAACTTAATAAGGAAGCGTTGATTAAAGCGCAACCGGATTTGATTTTAGCGCATGAATCACAGAAAGCATCTCAAGGTAAAGTGCTTGATAGTTTAGAAGAGAGTGGTATTCGTGTCGCATATGTCAAAGATGCCCATTCGATTGATGAAATGTATGAAACGTTTAATCAAATTGGAAAACTCACAGGAAGTGAACAACAAGCAGAAAAATTAGTGAAAGAAACGAAACATAACATTCAACAGGTGGTCGACACGATTCCGAAGCACAAAAAAGCACCTCACGTGTTCATTGAAATTACATCCGAACCAGAAATTTATACAGCGGGTAAAGGAACGTTTATGAATGACATGTTAAAGCAACTCCATGCACACAATGTCTTTGATGATACGGAAGGTTGGCCGAAAGTGTCTAAAGAACAAATCATTAAGAAAGATCCAGATGTGATGATTGCGACATCAGGTGTATCGACAGAGGATTATCGCAATGATGTACAGCAGCGTGGTGGTTTCGAGGAAGTTGAAGCGGTGAAAGATGACCGTGTTGTCGCTTTAAATGACGATATGTTATCACGTCCTGGACCACGTTTAGACGATGCGATGAAAATGTTGAGAGATGCTGTGTATGAAAAATAA
- the sarA gene encoding global transcriptional regulator SarA, protein MAVTRVKDCFELLSMVTYADRLKSVIKKEFKISFEEFAVLTHLSYRIEEEYYLKDIINNLNYKQPQVVKAVKNLSQEGYFDKRRNENDERTVLILINDQQREKINALLDRVNETIKSTDIRPQ, encoded by the coding sequence ATGGCTGTTACAAGAGTCAAAGATTGTTTTGAGTTATTATCTATGGTGACATACGCTGATAGATTAAAAAGTGTGATTAAAAAGGAATTTAAAATTAGTTTTGAAGAGTTCGCAGTTTTAACACACTTAAGCTATAGAATAGAAGAGGAATATTATTTAAAAGATATCATTAACAACTTAAACTATAAACAACCGCAAGTCGTGAAAGCTGTTAAAAACTTATCTCAAGAAGGATATTTCGATAAACGCCGTAATGAAAACGACGAACGTACAGTACTTATTTTAATTAACGATCAGCAACGTGAAAAAATTAACGCTTTATTAGACCGCGTTAATGAAACAATCAAATCTACAGATATTCGACCACAGTAA
- a CDS encoding HAD family hydrolase has protein sequence MDLTNIKAIIFDLEGTLLDRQKSREKFIEEQYERFHDYLVRVQASDFRKKFIELDDDEDHDKPDLYKEIIKQFNIDRLTWKDLFNDFEMHFYRYVFPFHDTTYTLQKLKEADYKIGVIANGKSKIKRYRVYALGIESYVTHLTTSEMVGFRKPHPRIYEEIIEKLDVVPEEVVYVGDDALNDVAPARAMGMVSVWYRHGEREDEVIPLESEMDFEITTLEELLDILNIEREAEK, from the coding sequence ATGGACTTAACAAACATTAAAGCAATTATATTTGATTTAGAGGGAACGTTGTTAGACCGACAAAAATCACGTGAAAAATTTATTGAAGAGCAATACGAACGTTTTCATGATTATTTAGTACGTGTACAAGCCTCAGACTTTCGCAAAAAATTTATCGAACTTGATGACGACGAAGATCATGATAAACCCGATTTGTATAAAGAAATCATCAAGCAATTTAATATTGATCGTTTAACATGGAAAGATTTATTTAACGACTTTGAAATGCATTTCTATCGCTACGTTTTTCCATTTCATGATACGACCTATACTTTGCAAAAACTGAAAGAAGCGGATTATAAAATTGGTGTTATCGCAAATGGAAAATCTAAAATTAAACGTTATCGTGTCTATGCGCTAGGTATCGAATCTTATGTGACACATTTGACCACTTCAGAAATGGTGGGCTTTCGAAAACCGCATCCACGTATATATGAAGAAATTATTGAGAAATTAGACGTCGTACCAGAAGAGGTGGTGTATGTCGGCGATGATGCGTTGAATGACGTGGCGCCTGCTCGAGCAATGGGCATGGTCAGCGTCTGGTATCGTCACGGTGAAAGGGAAGATGAGGTCATTCCTTTAGAATCAGAAATGGATTTTGAAATTACAACACTGGAAGAATTATTAGATATTTTAAACATCGAACGGGAGGCTGAAAAATAA
- the efeO gene encoding iron uptake system protein EfeO — protein sequence MKKLTTVLLASSLLFAACGNQDNGDKSKEQSSKNNTENKAALEKSTQEYKKYTDKELNQFLTGTESFVQAIKNDDMEKAKSLYAKVRMHYERSEPVAESFGDLDPKIDARLADLKEEKKENEWTGYHKIEKALYEDQMITDTTKKDADQLLKDAKELRAKADTLEITPKLMLQGSVDLLNEISTSKITGEEEIYSHTDLYDFKANIEGAEKIYELFKPTLEKKDKALSEKIKSKFDKVNGLLDQYKKGDGYILYTELTDAQKKELSHAVNELGEPLSQMAVITE from the coding sequence ATGAAAAAGTTGACTACGGTATTATTAGCATCATCACTGCTGTTCGCTGCATGTGGCAACCAAGACAATGGTGACAAATCAAAGGAGCAATCATCTAAAAACAATACAGAAAATAAAGCGGCATTAGAAAAATCAACACAAGAATATAAAAAATATACAGACAAAGAACTCAATCAATTCTTAACTGGGACTGAATCATTTGTTCAAGCGATTAAAAACGATGACATGGAAAAAGCGAAATCATTGTATGCCAAAGTTCGTATGCACTATGAACGTTCTGAGCCTGTCGCAGAGTCATTTGGAGATTTAGACCCTAAAATTGATGCGCGTTTAGCTGACTTAAAAGAAGAGAAAAAAGAAAACGAATGGACGGGCTATCACAAAATCGAAAAAGCTTTATATGAAGATCAAATGATTACTGACACAACGAAAAAAGATGCCGACCAATTGTTAAAAGACGCGAAAGAATTACGTGCTAAAGCGGACACATTGGAAATTACACCAAAATTAATGCTTCAAGGTTCTGTTGATTTACTTAACGAAATTTCAACTTCTAAAATTACTGGTGAAGAAGAAATTTATTCTCACACAGATTTATATGACTTCAAAGCGAACATTGAAGGTGCCGAAAAAATTTATGAACTCTTTAAACCTACTTTAGAGAAAAAAGATAAAGCTTTAAGCGAAAAAATCAAATCAAAATTCGATAAAGTGAACGGCTTATTGGATCAATATAAAAAAGGCGACGGTTATATTTTATACACTGAATTAACAGACGCTCAGAAAAAAGAACTCTCACACGCAGTCAATGAGCTTGGTGAACCGTTGAGCCAAATGGCAGTGATTACAGAATGA
- the argS gene encoding arginine--tRNA ligase has translation MNIIDQVKQALIQEIEKSIQQANIVESIPEIKIEIPKDTKNGDYATNIAMVLTKLAKRNPREIAQLIVDHLDTEAAHVKKIDIAGPGFINFYLDSSYLNAVIDQALEQDTQFGRVAESKNEKILVEYVSANPTGDLHIGHARNAAVGDTLCNILDAAGYDVTREYYINDAGNQITNLAKSIEARYLQHLGQEAEMPADGYHGQDIQNIGADLAEKQPNLMDLSDDERLKTFRQLGVDYEMAKLKQDLADFNIHFDNWFSETSLYEKGEIKAVLDRMKENGYTYEKDGAMWLRTTDFKDDKDRVLIKNDGTYTYFLPDIAYHYDKFQRGNDKLINLFGADHHGYINRLKASLETFGVDSDRLEIQIMQMVRLMQEGEEVKMSKRTGNAITLREIMDEVGIDAARYFLTMRSADTHFDFDMALAKEQSQDNPVYYAQYAHARICSILRQAEAQGYQVEKGADYQTITNDKAIELLKKVAEFEPMIEGAAEARAPHRVTNYIQDLAAHFHKFYNAEKVLTEDQAKTKAHLALIDVVRITLRNALQLVGVTAPEQM, from the coding sequence ATGAATATTATTGATCAAGTGAAACAGGCATTGATTCAAGAAATCGAAAAAAGTATTCAACAAGCAAATATTGTTGAGTCGATTCCTGAAATCAAAATCGAAATTCCGAAAGATACGAAAAATGGAGACTATGCAACAAACATTGCGATGGTGTTGACGAAACTCGCGAAACGTAACCCAAGAGAAATTGCGCAACTCATTGTGGACCATTTAGATACTGAAGCGGCACATGTCAAAAAAATTGATATTGCGGGACCAGGATTTATTAATTTTTACCTTGATTCAAGTTATTTAAATGCGGTGATAGATCAAGCTTTAGAACAAGATACGCAATTTGGCCGTGTAGCAGAATCGAAAAATGAAAAAATATTAGTGGAATATGTCTCAGCGAACCCGACTGGCGACTTACATATCGGTCATGCTCGTAACGCTGCAGTAGGGGACACGTTATGTAATATTTTAGACGCAGCTGGTTATGACGTTACGAGAGAATATTACATTAACGATGCAGGGAATCAAATTACGAACTTAGCGAAATCGATCGAAGCACGTTACTTACAACATTTAGGTCAAGAAGCGGAAATGCCAGCAGATGGATATCACGGTCAAGACATTCAAAATATCGGTGCGGATTTAGCTGAAAAACAACCGAACTTAATGGATTTATCGGATGACGAACGTCTGAAAACATTTAGACAACTCGGTGTAGATTATGAGATGGCGAAATTAAAACAAGATCTTGCTGATTTCAACATTCATTTCGATAATTGGTTTAGTGAAACATCTTTATATGAAAAAGGCGAAATTAAAGCTGTTCTAGATCGCATGAAAGAAAATGGCTACACGTATGAAAAAGACGGTGCGATGTGGTTACGTACGACAGATTTCAAAGACGACAAAGACCGCGTGTTGATTAAAAATGACGGCACGTACACATACTTTTTACCAGATATTGCGTACCACTACGACAAATTCCAACGTGGTAATGACAAATTGATCAACCTATTCGGTGCGGATCACCACGGCTATATTAACCGTTTGAAAGCGTCACTTGAAACGTTTGGCGTGGATAGCGATCGTCTGGAAATTCAAATTATGCAAATGGTACGTTTAATGCAAGAGGGCGAAGAAGTGAAGATGAGTAAACGTACAGGTAACGCGATTACGTTAAGAGAAATTATGGATGAAGTCGGCATTGATGCGGCGCGTTACTTCTTGACGATGCGTAGTGCGGACACACATTTCGATTTTGATATGGCGCTTGCGAAAGAACAGTCTCAAGACAACCCGGTTTACTATGCACAATATGCACATGCGCGTATTTGTTCGATTTTACGTCAAGCAGAAGCACAAGGATATCAAGTCGAAAAAGGTGCCGATTATCAAACGATTACTAACGATAAGGCCATTGAATTATTGAAGAAAGTAGCGGAATTCGAACCGATGATTGAAGGGGCAGCTGAAGCAAGAGCACCACATCGTGTGACGAATTATATTCAAGATTTAGCAGCACACTTCCACAAGTTCTACAATGCAGAAAAAGTATTAACAGAAGATCAAGCAAAAACAAAAGCGCATTTGGCATTAATTGATGTTGTACGTATTACATTGCGCAATGCATTACAATTAGTCGGAGTCACTGCACCAGAACAAATGTAA
- the tatC gene encoding twin-arginine translocase subunit TatC: MTFGIVLIVNYISSHWWIKPFIHAIAQNDVQLHAFSFTEMIQIYMMIILFCTLCIVSPVLFYQLWAFIAPGLKDIERQFVYKYSLISVLLFLTGIALAYWLIFPLIIQFSFNLSQLMSIDPVIGFKQYLMELLRWLLFFGVIFQLPILFIGLAKFELIDATMLRPYRKYVYFGCFVLASLIAPPDVMLNVLLSLPLILLFELSMFIIRFTKPYH, from the coding sequence ATGACGTTTGGCATCGTACTCATCGTAAACTACATTTCATCACATTGGTGGATTAAGCCATTCATTCACGCTATAGCTCAAAATGACGTACAGTTACATGCCTTTAGTTTTACCGAAATGATACAGATTTACATGATGATTATCTTATTTTGTACATTGTGTATCGTTTCTCCCGTGCTTTTTTATCAATTGTGGGCATTTATCGCGCCAGGTTTAAAAGACATTGAGCGCCAATTCGTTTATAAATATAGCCTCATTTCCGTGCTGCTGTTTCTAACAGGTATCGCACTGGCATACTGGCTCATTTTTCCACTTATCATTCAGTTTTCATTCAATTTGTCACAATTAATGTCGATTGATCCGGTCATTGGTTTTAAACAATATTTAATGGAACTACTACGATGGCTACTCTTCTTTGGCGTCATTTTCCAATTGCCGATTTTGTTTATCGGTTTAGCCAAATTCGAATTGATTGATGCCACGATGTTACGCCCTTATCGAAAATATGTGTATTTTGGCTGTTTTGTATTGGCTAGCTTGATTGCACCGCCTGACGTCATGTTAAATGTTTTATTGTCCTTACCTTTGATTCTATTGTTCGAACTGAGTATGTTCATCATTCGATTTACGAAACCTTATCATTAA
- a CDS encoding SA0570 family protein gives MKKLVSAMLVTGLTFLGIYAGTADAMSGNTLESVKSLQHGDRTVEGVTIGEQMNDVFRDKGHGIHTKEAYGHHHYYEIHTKDGVMIVTASGAGRHAKVTRVSMIYNKLNGPKYQEVKNQVSTRAIKREHHNNVTGGSGYISDGKVSYQFASSTPKDQTLKLYRIDVE, from the coding sequence ATGAAAAAACTAGTCAGTGCAATGTTGGTAACAGGACTTACATTTTTGGGTATTTATGCAGGTACAGCAGATGCGATGTCAGGGAATACATTAGAATCAGTGAAATCGTTACAACACGGCGATCGTACAGTAGAAGGTGTGACAATTGGCGAACAGATGAATGACGTATTTCGAGACAAAGGCCATGGGATTCATACGAAAGAAGCATACGGTCATCATCATTATTATGAGATTCATACTAAAGACGGTGTGATGATTGTGACTGCGAGTGGCGCGGGTCGACATGCGAAAGTGACACGTGTAAGTATGATTTACAATAAACTGAACGGTCCGAAGTATCAAGAGGTGAAGAATCAAGTGAGCACACGTGCGATTAAACGTGAACATCATAACAATGTCACAGGTGGTAGCGGTTATATTTCAGATGGCAAAGTGTCATACCAATTTGCCTCTTCTACTCCAAAAGATCAAACATTGAAGCTCTATCGCATTGATGTAGAGTGA
- a CDS encoding alpha/beta fold hydrolase gives MHLFRTSDGTALNYRSMGKGYPIVMVHSVYMNHTVFEDIAKRLSRYFQVILVDLRGHGYSDKPLAIDFHDYSQDLKELMEFLYIECATFIAIEMGSAVALDLVQRDPKKVSELILINPTVSGEGLPHERLFRKYAEAIRTWSDTEQDKFLEKHLYYAKGKVRKFLKSVNDSAALLTDYEKNAVDQSFTDFVLGEPLSEVQVRTLVIAGVTNGRIAPNESENIAELMPNATYELFKKSGVYPFVEEKEKFLKTVKNFMQRTTHNMDL, from the coding sequence ATGCATTTATTTAGAACATCAGATGGGACAGCATTGAATTATCGCTCAATGGGGAAAGGTTATCCGATTGTGATGGTACATTCGGTTTATATGAATCATACGGTATTTGAAGATATTGCGAAACGTTTGTCACGCTATTTTCAAGTGATTTTAGTCGACTTGAGAGGGCACGGTTACTCTGACAAACCGTTAGCGATTGATTTTCATGATTATAGTCAAGATTTAAAAGAATTGATGGAGTTTTTGTACATCGAATGTGCGACGTTTATCGCGATTGAAATGGGGAGTGCGGTGGCATTAGACCTCGTTCAACGTGATCCAAAGAAAGTATCAGAACTCATTTTAATCAATCCAACTGTCTCTGGAGAAGGATTGCCACATGAACGATTGTTCCGTAAATACGCTGAAGCGATTCGAACTTGGAGCGATACAGAACAAGATAAGTTTTTAGAAAAGCATTTATACTATGCTAAAGGAAAAGTACGTAAGTTTCTTAAAAGTGTCAATGACTCTGCAGCTTTATTAACAGATTATGAGAAAAATGCAGTGGATCAATCGTTCACAGATTTTGTACTAGGTGAACCATTGTCTGAAGTGCAAGTGCGCACACTCGTGATTGCAGGTGTGACGAATGGACGAATTGCACCGAATGAATCTGAAAATATTGCTGAGTTGATGCCGAATGCGACGTACGAATTATTTAAAAAGTCAGGCGTATATCCATTTGTAGAAGAAAAGGAAAAATTCCTCAAAACAGTGAAGAATTTCATGCAAAGAACGACGCATAATATGGACCTGTAA
- a CDS encoding twin-arginine translocase TatA/TatE family subunit has product MLEGTFVLGMASPTGLIIISVIALILFGPKKLPQFGRAIGSTLREFKSATEHITEDDESLDTPSTKSTKQENK; this is encoded by the coding sequence ATGCTAGAAGGTACGTTTGTTTTAGGTATGGCAAGTCCAACAGGTCTCATTATCATTAGTGTGATTGCGCTCATTTTGTTTGGACCGAAAAAGTTACCTCAATTTGGTCGCGCAATCGGTTCAACGTTACGCGAATTTAAATCTGCCACAGAACATATCACAGAAGATGACGAATCATTAGACACACCCAGTACAAAATCTACAAAACAAGAAAACAAATGA